A stretch of DNA from Oryza brachyantha chromosome 4, ObraRS2, whole genome shotgun sequence:
GGTGCTACTGATCAAATCTGAGTCATTCGATCTGCCCAATCGAACGGCTCACATTTAGTACCGGCAGGTACCGAAGGAccgtaaaaaaattctatttcCAATCATAAAGATGGTATAAATATGCACTATATACCTTTATAATTAAAGCCCAATCATAACGTCCACACGACATGTGCAGTAGCACAAGACAAGACAACACGAGACATCGTTAGAACAAGGAATGATACCAACACAATGAAGTTCTTGTGCACCATCGTGCCGTAGTTCGCTAATCATAGTATCGATGAAGACACTAGATCACTATTGTTGAGCGATCAAATAATTAAGTCACTAACAATAACATCAAAGATAAATCTTTGGTAATATTTTGTTGGCACCAActtttatgtgaaataagtaaattcatttatatgtCAAATGTGATGCATCAttgtagaatatttttaatcattcaaAGATATCTGCACCTCCTGATAATAACAAATAGGAAACATGACCAATGAAAACATCATTAGTAACTTCACTTGGTTAAaaattgtcatattttttaaactaaaaggAACTCtgacaataaatatttgttatgtaTTACatgatcacttaatattttatttaaatatatttttatgtaatacAAGAAGACACAACAAAATTTGTTCTAAACTAAAAAAGACTTTGAATTACTTGTTGTTTGAGAATCACAcaattttttgttcatttgatatatacaaatatcactaaattatttattaagtgATCTAAGTTAATTAGTACTATGGGTATGGGTACTCAATAGGTACATAATATCCATATCGATATATGTGTGAAGAAAACTCAAGTCCGTTAGACCCTGTTCGGTTATTCTCTAATAGAGAGGGAGGGATTAAAGAGTATTGAGAGGAATAATTCTACATCATAATTGGTgtggaataaattttttttaattctcttGAATACTCTTATGGTTGGGATTAACTGAATAAGGCCTTAATAGGTATGAATAAGTTGTTGGCGGAATTTTTAGTCATCGTGGATGTAGACACGAAGTAATAAAGCCATAAGAGCAGGAACCCCGTGAGCAACTTCCCTATGACCACGTGCAAACCCTACCCGATAATCCTGATGGCGGTCTCTCGTCAAAGCGAGTTTACACTTCGCCTACAAAACTTGTCGTCGTCAAGCGCGCCAAAATGAACTTGCGCGCCACTCCGCCGCAACACCTACATATATGAACTCATCGTCGCGGCGACacagagctagctagctaccctTCCTCGCAGTCCCATGGAGATCATGAACGATCGgcccagcgccggcgccggcgcccacgTCCTCCTCGTGCCGTTGCCGGCGCAGGGCCACATGAACCCGATGCTCCAGTTCGGCCACCGCCTCGCCTACCACGGCCTCCGCCCCACGCTCGCCGCGACGCGGTACGTGCTCTCCGCCACGGGCCCGCCGCCCGGCGATCCCTTCCGCATGGTCGCGTTCTCCGACGGCTTCGACGCCGGCGGCATGGGCTCGTGCCCCGACCCGGTCGAGTACTCCAGCCGCCTGGAGACCGTCGGGTCGGAGACGCTGGCGCGGGTCATCGACGACGAGGCGCGCGCCGGGAGGCCACCGGCCGTGCTCGTGTACGACCCCCGCATGGCGTGGGTGCCCCGGGTGGCGCGCGCTGCCGGCGTCCCGACGGCGGCGTTCCTGTCGCAGCCGTGCGCGGTGGACGCGGTCTACGGCGAGGTGTGGGCCGGGCGcgcgccgctgccggtgaAGGACGGGAGCGACCTCCTGCGCCGCGGGGTGCTCAGCGTCGACCTCGCCCCGGCGGACGTGCCGCCGTTCGTCGCGGCGCCGGAGCTGTACCCCAAGTACCTCGACGTCTCGATCCGGCAGTTCGAGGGcctcgacgacgccgacgacgtgTTCGTCAACTCGTTCCACGACCTCGAGCCGGTGGAGGCAGCGCACATGGAGTCGACATGGCGGGCCAAAACCGTCGGCCCCACGTTGCCGTCGTTCTTCCTCGACGATGGCCGGCTGCCGTCGAACAAAGCCTACGGCATCAGCATCTTCAGCGCGGCTGGCAACGCGCCGCCGTGCATGGAATGGCTTGACAAGCAGGCTCCTGGCTCGGTTGTGCTTGCGTCCTATGGCACAGTCTACAGCCTTGACAGCGCCGAGCTCGAGGAGCTCGGCAATGGCCTCTGCAATTCCGGCAAGCCATTCCTCTGGGTGGTGAGGTCGAATGAAGAACACAAGTTGTCCGAACAACTCCGTGAAAAGTGCAAGGAGAAGGGGCTAATTGTGTCTTGGTGCCCCCAGCTTGAGGTCCTGAAACACAAGGCAACAGGTATGAATTGCTAAAATGACAGTTGCAAAATTAAGATACtagcttttgttttggttgacGAGGTACATAGTGTTAAGTTGCAGcctactttttttatttgatattgttgacttttgagtttgaaatttcattttgaacattttttctcaaatttgaattaaccTAGCTTaattcacaaaaaaaagagaaaagttcAGACAATTTTCGGTTGCGGGGGatgaaaaaccccaaaatatttaggaataattttgaaagaaaattgcAACAACCACTTATTCACGAATTGGAAACAGGCTTGGGTCACTATGAATTCTGAGGacacttatatatattgcGCACATGTAGGTTGTTTCTTGACGCATTGTGGATGGAACTCGACGATGGAAGCAATCGCGACCGGTGTGCCAATGGTGACAGTACCGCAGTCGGCTGACCAGCCGACCATAGCGAGATACGTGGAAACCGCATGGGAGATTGGTGTGCGTGTAAAGCTACACGAGAAAGGGTTGGTCAGAAAGGGGGAAGTGGAGACATGCATCAAGAAAGTTGTGGATGGGAAGAGGGGTGCAGAGTACAAGAAGAATGCTGCTAAGTGGATGCAAAAGGCGAAGGCAGCAGCGCAGCAAGGTGGCAGTTCCGACAAGAATATTGCTGAATTTGTAGCCaagtatttatgaaattagtaatTTGGATAAAgcctttcttttccttctaaGGATCCATTGTGTTAagtaaaaaagagaaacaacCTATA
This window harbors:
- the LOC102708794 gene encoding LOW QUALITY PROTEIN: UDP-glycosyltransferase 79-like (The sequence of the model RefSeq protein was modified relative to this genomic sequence to represent the inferred CDS: substituted 1 base at 1 genomic stop codon), translated to MEIMNDRPSAGAGAHVLLVPLPAQGHMNPMLQFGHRLAYHGLRPTLAATRYVLSATGPPPGDPFRMVAFSDGFDAGGMGSCPDPVEYSSRLETVGSETLARVIDDEARAGRPPAVLVYDPRMAWVPRVARAAGVPTAAFLSQPCAVDAVYGEVWAGRAPLPVKDGSDLLRRGVLSVDLAPADVPPFVAAPELYPKYLDVSIRQFEGLDDADDVFVNSFHDLEPVEAAHMESTWRAKTVGPTLPSFFLDDGRLPSNKAYGISIFSAAGNAPPCMEWLDKQAPGSVVLASYGTVYSLDSAELEELGNGLCNSGKPFLWVVRSNEEHKLSEQLREKCKEKGLIVSWCPQLEVLKHKATGCFLTHCGWNSTMEAIATGVPMVTVPQSADQPTIARYVETAWEIGVRVKLHEKGLVRKGEVETCIKKVVDGKRGAEYKKNAAKWMQKAKAAAQQGGSSDKNIAEFVAKASPRGMVAHTRXLRWPTIKLLSVELGPEDVPSFVNAPDSYPPVLELVLSQFEGLETVDDVLVNSCHELEPKEADYMASAWRFKTIGPTVPSFYLDDDQLQPNKTYGFDLSDSTSPCIAWLDNQPACSVVYASYGTVADLNAAQLDELGNGLCNSGKPFIWVIRSCDEHKLSEELRDKCKERGLIVSWCPQLEVLSHKATGCFLTHCGWNSTTEAIVIGVPLLAMPQWTDQPTTAKYIESAWGNGVRLQRDNNEGMVRKEEVERCIREVLEGERKAEYRKNADKWMKKAKEAMKEGGSSSNNIAMFAAKYTSH